One genomic window of Aquisalimonas sp. 2447 includes the following:
- a CDS encoding NAD(P)/FAD-dependent oxidoreductase: MRHVIIGAGPAGVVAADRIHHLDPDGDITLISGEPEPPYSRMAIPYYLIEQVGEAGTHLRKDQAHFSQQRTRVVHDYVERVDPAGHALTLREGGSLGYDRLLIATGSQPLKPPIPGADRPEVHACWTLADAREIIRLATPGAKVVLIGAGFIGCIILEALALRKTDVTVVESDNRMVPRMMDDTAGGMIRRWCESKGVTVHLENRVDAINDGANGHEVSVHLADGQTLDADLVITAVGVKPNTGFLDGAGLDMDTGLLVDRHLRTSAENIYAAGDVAQGVDFSTGQYAVHAVQPTAADHARVAASNMTGHTQAYHGSVNMNVLDTLGLISSSFGLWMGKDGGDSVQLHDAERYRYLNLQFEDDRLVGASALGLTEHVGVLRGLIQTRVRLGKWKKRLHEDPMRLMEAYIGSTQPLGYNAHVL; encoded by the coding sequence ATGCGACATGTGATCATTGGTGCCGGCCCGGCGGGTGTGGTGGCGGCGGATCGGATCCATCATCTGGATCCGGACGGGGACATCACCCTCATCAGCGGCGAACCGGAGCCGCCGTATTCGCGGATGGCCATTCCGTACTATCTGATCGAGCAGGTGGGCGAGGCGGGCACCCATCTGCGCAAGGACCAGGCGCATTTCAGTCAGCAGCGTACCCGGGTGGTTCATGACTATGTGGAGCGCGTCGATCCCGCCGGTCATGCGCTGACCCTCAGGGAGGGGGGAAGCCTCGGCTACGATCGACTGCTCATCGCCACCGGCTCACAGCCCCTCAAACCGCCCATCCCCGGGGCAGACCGCCCTGAAGTTCATGCCTGCTGGACCCTGGCGGATGCGCGGGAGATCATCCGGCTGGCCACGCCGGGTGCCAAGGTGGTCCTGATCGGGGCGGGCTTTATCGGTTGCATCATCCTGGAGGCCCTGGCCCTGCGGAAGACCGACGTCACCGTCGTGGAGTCGGATAACCGCATGGTGCCGCGGATGATGGATGATACCGCCGGAGGCATGATCCGCCGCTGGTGTGAGAGCAAGGGCGTGACCGTCCACCTGGAGAACCGCGTCGACGCCATTAACGATGGGGCGAACGGCCACGAGGTTTCCGTGCATCTGGCCGATGGCCAGACGCTGGACGCGGACCTGGTGATTACGGCGGTGGGCGTGAAACCCAATACCGGTTTCCTGGATGGTGCCGGTCTGGACATGGACACGGGGCTGCTGGTGGACCGTCACTTGCGCACCAGCGCGGAGAACATCTACGCCGCTGGCGACGTGGCCCAGGGTGTCGATTTCTCCACCGGGCAGTACGCGGTGCACGCCGTCCAGCCCACGGCTGCAGACCACGCCCGGGTGGCCGCCAGTAACATGACCGGCCACACCCAGGCCTATCACGGCAGCGTCAACATGAACGTGCTGGACACCCTGGGGCTGATCTCCAGCTCTTTCGGCCTGTGGATGGGCAAGGATGGTGGCGACAGCGTGCAGTTGCATGATGCCGAGCGTTACCGATACCTGAATCTGCAGTTCGAGGATGACCGTCTCGTGGGTGCAAGCGCCCTGGGGCTCACGGAGCACGTGGGTGTCCTCCGCGGACTGATCCAGACCCGGGTGCGCCTGGGCAAGTGGAAGAAACGCCTGCACGAGGATCCGATGCGGCTCATGGAAGCGTATATCGGCTCCACCCAGCCGCTTGGCTATAACGCCCATGTCCTCTGA
- a CDS encoding response regulator, producing the protein MTRVLVVDDAQTVRLYHRELLEQDGFQVEEAVNGLEALERLADTPYDLLLVDVNMPRMDGYTLVRRVREDSSDPGVPVIMVTTEGAATDREQALRAGANLHVVKPVQPEALLFQVRLMSGALS; encoded by the coding sequence ATGACACGTGTGCTGGTGGTGGACGATGCCCAGACCGTGCGCCTGTACCACCGCGAACTGCTGGAGCAGGACGGTTTCCAGGTGGAAGAGGCAGTGAACGGGCTTGAGGCATTGGAGCGGCTTGCCGATACCCCGTATGACCTGCTGCTTGTAGACGTGAACATGCCGCGCATGGACGGCTACACCCTGGTCCGACGCGTTCGCGAGGACAGCAGCGACCCGGGGGTGCCGGTGATCATGGTGACCACCGAAGGTGCCGCCACCGATCGCGAGCAGGCGCTGCGCGCCGGCGCCAACCTGCACGTGGTCAAGCCGGTCCAGCCCGAGGCGCTGCTGTTCCAGGTGCGCCTGATGAGTGGAGCATTGTCATGA
- a CDS encoding aldehyde ferredoxin oxidoreductase family protein — MAWTGNVLRVNLTNGSVKSEPLNMQWAREYLGQRGLATKYLAEEVDPTVDALSPENKLIMVTGPLTGTMASTGGRYSVVTKSPLTGAVACSNSGGYIGAELKMAGWDMVIFEGRSEKPVYLHIENDQARLLPADEIWGKSVWEADGILHRRHQDPDMRISCVGRAAEAGNLYSAIVNDLHRAAGRSGVGTVMASKHLKAVAVRGTRGVGNIKDPMRFMQATEAGKKVLADNAVTGGGLPQYGTQVLMNVINEMGAMPTRNMREVQFEGAHKISGEAMHEPRESDGKPNLTTNAACFACTIACGRIATIDQGHYTVQNKPEYWHASGGLEYEAAWALGSDTGVDDIEALTYANFLCNEDGMDPISFGSTVAAAMELYELGALTSEDTGGVELKFGSAEALTTCAELTARGEGFGKELGLGSRRLCEKYGHPDLSMTVKSQEFPAYDPRGIQGMGLAYATSNRGACHLRGYTVSSEVLGIPEKTDPLVTEGKPELVKAFQDATAVVDSAGLCVFTTFAWTLDDITPQIDAACEGEWTTEYLLEVGERIWNLERDFNLRAGLTGKDDTLPKRLRKDAANVGPAKGMVNEVEAMMPLYYQVRGWTPEGELTEETRQRLRL, encoded by the coding sequence ATGGCCTGGACTGGAAACGTGCTGCGGGTGAATCTCACCAATGGCAGCGTCAAGAGCGAGCCCCTGAACATGCAGTGGGCGCGGGAGTATCTGGGTCAGCGAGGGCTGGCCACCAAGTACCTGGCGGAGGAGGTGGACCCGACGGTCGATGCGCTGTCGCCGGAGAACAAGCTGATCATGGTCACCGGCCCGCTGACGGGCACCATGGCGTCCACGGGCGGACGCTATTCCGTGGTGACCAAGAGTCCGTTGACCGGTGCCGTCGCCTGTTCCAACTCCGGCGGCTACATCGGTGCCGAACTGAAAATGGCCGGCTGGGACATGGTGATCTTCGAAGGGCGTTCGGAGAAACCAGTGTACCTGCATATCGAGAACGACCAGGCGCGTCTGCTCCCGGCGGACGAGATCTGGGGCAAGTCGGTCTGGGAAGCGGACGGGATCCTGCATCGCCGCCACCAGGATCCGGACATGCGTATCTCCTGCGTGGGGCGGGCTGCAGAGGCCGGCAACCTGTACTCCGCCATCGTCAATGATCTGCACCGGGCGGCGGGGCGCTCCGGTGTCGGCACCGTCATGGCGTCCAAGCACCTCAAGGCGGTGGCGGTGCGCGGCACTCGCGGTGTGGGCAACATCAAGGACCCGATGCGTTTCATGCAGGCAACGGAGGCCGGCAAGAAGGTGCTGGCGGACAATGCCGTCACCGGTGGCGGCCTGCCCCAGTACGGCACCCAGGTGCTGATGAACGTGATCAACGAAATGGGCGCCATGCCCACCCGGAACATGCGCGAAGTCCAGTTCGAGGGCGCACACAAGATCTCCGGCGAGGCCATGCACGAGCCCCGGGAGAGCGACGGCAAGCCCAACCTGACCACCAACGCCGCCTGTTTCGCCTGCACCATCGCCTGTGGCCGGATTGCCACCATTGATCAGGGCCACTACACGGTGCAGAACAAACCCGAGTACTGGCACGCGTCCGGAGGGCTGGAGTACGAGGCCGCCTGGGCACTGGGCTCGGACACCGGCGTGGATGACATCGAGGCGTTGACCTATGCCAACTTCCTCTGCAACGAGGACGGCATGGACCCGATCTCGTTCGGTTCCACGGTGGCGGCGGCCATGGAACTCTACGAACTGGGGGCGTTGACCAGTGAGGACACCGGTGGTGTGGAGCTCAAGTTCGGTTCCGCGGAGGCGCTCACCACCTGTGCCGAGCTCACCGCCCGGGGGGAGGGGTTCGGCAAGGAACTCGGCCTGGGGTCACGGCGGCTGTGCGAGAAATACGGCCACCCGGATCTGTCCATGACCGTGAAGAGCCAGGAGTTCCCTGCCTATGATCCCCGCGGCATCCAGGGCATGGGGCTGGCCTACGCCACCTCCAATCGCGGTGCCTGTCACCTGCGGGGCTACACCGTGTCCTCCGAGGTGCTGGGCATTCCGGAAAAGACCGATCCGCTGGTCACCGAGGGCAAGCCGGAGCTGGTCAAGGCCTTCCAGGATGCTACCGCCGTGGTGGACTCCGCCGGCCTGTGCGTGTTTACCACCTTTGCCTGGACGCTGGACGATATCACCCCGCAGATCGACGCCGCCTGCGAAGGCGAGTGGACCACCGAGTATCTGCTGGAGGTGGGCGAGCGCATCTGGAACCTGGAGCGGGACTTCAACCTCAGGGCGGGGCTCACCGGCAAGGACGACACCCTGCCCAAGCGCTTGCGCAAGGATGCCGCCAACGTCGGGCCGGCCAAGGGCATGGTCAACGAGGTGGAGGCCATGATGCCGCTTTACTACCAGGTTCGCGGCTGGACACCCGAGGGCGAACTCACCGAGGAGACGCGGCAGCGGCTGCGGCTGTGA
- a CDS encoding 4Fe-4S dicluster domain-containing protein, whose product MAMALKLEPEKCTGCMQCEMACSYENEGVFNPAKSRIKVFNFHEEGKFAPYTCTQCEEAWCMHACPVEAIVVDMVTGAKNVLADVCVGCKVCTIACPFGTVNYEPDSGKVIKCDLCGGDPWCAKACPTGAITYVDETDTTYERMRAWAQQAPSAPARFNPPQPKEVQVFER is encoded by the coding sequence ATGGCAATGGCGCTGAAACTCGAGCCGGAGAAGTGTACCGGCTGCATGCAGTGCGAGATGGCCTGCTCGTACGAGAACGAAGGGGTGTTCAACCCGGCCAAATCGCGGATCAAGGTGTTCAACTTTCACGAGGAGGGCAAGTTCGCCCCCTACACGTGTACCCAGTGCGAAGAAGCCTGGTGCATGCACGCCTGCCCGGTGGAGGCCATTGTCGTGGACATGGTCACCGGCGCCAAGAACGTCCTCGCCGATGTCTGCGTCGGCTGCAAGGTCTGCACCATTGCCTGCCCCTTCGGTACGGTCAACTACGAACCCGACTCCGGCAAGGTGATCAAGTGCGACCTCTGCGGCGGTGATCCCTGGTGCGCCAAGGCGTGTCCCACCGGGGCCATTACCTACGTGGACGAAACCGATACCACCTACGAACGCATGCGGGCCTGGGCCCAGCAGGCACCCTCGGCGCCGGCGCGATTCAATCCGCCGCAGCCGAAGGAAGTGCAGGTGTTCGAGCGCTGA
- a CDS encoding ParA family protein — MADPFVVAVANRKGGTGKSTTAVNLAALWAQQGRRTLLVDLDSQGHGGLGLGVRPARGQAGSQQCLAGEVARLEEALVATSQSGLDVLPADTRMPREPDVDSRRLAALLRGQGERWDRVIVDTPPSAGALLDNALAAAHGVVVPLQPHALAAEGVRQLVQLFFRTASTVNPGLQHLAIVPVMRDARVRLHRRVVDDLARQFGGFRVLRGIRADIRLAEAFEAGSAIIHYAPRSRGAMDYQLLSEELEAFW; from the coding sequence ATGGCTGACCCGTTCGTTGTGGCCGTGGCCAACCGCAAGGGCGGAACCGGCAAGTCCACCACTGCAGTGAATCTCGCCGCACTCTGGGCGCAACAGGGGCGCCGAACGCTGCTGGTGGACCTGGACAGTCAGGGGCACGGTGGTCTTGGTCTGGGAGTGCGGCCGGCCCGGGGGCAGGCGGGGAGCCAGCAGTGCCTGGCCGGCGAGGTGGCCAGGCTGGAGGAGGCCCTGGTGGCCACTTCGCAGTCCGGCCTGGATGTGCTGCCGGCGGACACCCGCATGCCGCGTGAGCCGGACGTGGATTCACGGCGACTGGCGGCGCTGCTTCGGGGGCAGGGCGAGCGCTGGGACCGGGTGATCGTGGATACGCCACCGTCGGCGGGCGCTCTGCTGGACAACGCCCTGGCGGCCGCCCACGGTGTGGTGGTGCCGCTGCAGCCGCATGCCCTGGCGGCGGAGGGCGTGCGGCAACTGGTACAGTTGTTCTTCCGCACGGCCAGCACCGTCAACCCGGGGCTGCAGCATCTGGCCATCGTGCCGGTGATGCGCGATGCCCGGGTGCGGCTGCACCGGCGGGTGGTCGACGACCTCGCACGGCAATTCGGCGGCTTCCGGGTACTGCGGGGCATCCGGGCGGATATACGCCTCGCGGAGGCCTTCGAAGCGGGCTCTGCCATCATTCACTATGCACCTCGCAGCCGTGGGGCCATGGACTACCAGTTGCTGTCGGAAGAACTCGAGGCCTTCTGGTAG
- a CDS encoding PAS domain S-box protein — translation MASSDWTTYRLLLAAALVAYGAMILVAGLVSPGLPGASVMDSRLMGLSPAVGVALLLVGCGFLAGICDRPGLALAGGVSALLLSLLLLIDVAEGVTDQVGEVVAGVGAMMLLLHVTRFGRLRWWRTAAAGGALAASALAWSGAPESAAALALLAVLAWSGPHAAAETERPGATASLVGPLVMFGVVLAGTLTLWQVVAEGQRNLWQERSQRAADRFHQHILDDLALRTEALERMARRWEYRGGLTEAEWRQDARRYVDDFRGLEGMAVLDGDLRPRWLEGLVQVADMPTVGFSGHPVLAPVIDGVRREGGTRLSLPVREPYGPAYVYMATAFQSNGDTDAVLLSVRRLGHLFRRAQYGAEPGFVYQVVDAGGEPLFGPVPADGGAYRTDRVVDVAGAHWQLATWPGAALLSRRQAYDADAVLLGGAGFALATLLVMRLSLVARARAMSSAAQAQALQREVEERQVAERRRQATAQRLEETLNSLSDGFFTLDRTLRVTYVNRATAELVGIDAEQLIGKLLWNLFPENQDVYGPIYERVLATGRPERTEVLDASFERWVELRVDPVQEGLAVHFRDVTETKRIRDQLLFQGQILEQIHDAVIAADLAGNISSWNHGAERLFGYASDEMIGQPLRRLRPGPDYVSLRQKLIDPLMRSGTHEAQVELEDRHGRKFMAMVSLSLTRDDEGHAHSMLALVMDVSERFQFELDLQQALARAQIHAGRLRELARISLALNTVRSRRRALEALVTDGRTLLNAHVARVSLPGSAEPSEQPLDVVSRSEKYAHDGVFGDVVDEGLVNLVKTAGSAVVLTGDALAEQVPAMHGVDTWLGVPLMRHDGSFMGLLQFADRFKGTFTEDDEAVALQLGQLAAAVLDKTAALDSLRRVEADQREKLEFLNTVTRSVAEGIVVTDANGNVDYVNRSAVRLLEAAPEDLMGRPLSAVLGALESEGGSGGDGLWHVTRERRDGARVRLAVRVSQLVEGHWQGGRVVVFREEA, via the coding sequence GTGGCATCGTCGGACTGGACAACCTATCGCCTGCTGCTTGCTGCCGCACTGGTCGCCTACGGCGCCATGATTCTGGTGGCGGGCCTGGTTTCACCCGGTCTCCCGGGTGCCTCGGTGATGGACTCCCGACTCATGGGCCTGAGCCCTGCCGTGGGCGTCGCACTGTTGCTGGTTGGTTGCGGTTTTCTTGCCGGCATCTGTGACCGCCCCGGCCTGGCGCTCGCCGGCGGGGTGTCGGCGCTGCTGTTGTCCCTGTTGCTGTTGATCGACGTTGCCGAGGGCGTCACGGATCAGGTTGGCGAGGTGGTTGCCGGTGTCGGCGCCATGATGCTGCTGCTGCATGTGACCCGGTTCGGGCGTTTGCGGTGGTGGCGCACCGCGGCTGCGGGCGGCGCTCTCGCGGCGTCGGCGCTGGCGTGGAGCGGCGCACCGGAGAGCGCTGCCGCGCTGGCCCTGCTGGCGGTCCTGGCCTGGTCCGGGCCCCATGCCGCAGCGGAGACGGAACGTCCCGGGGCGACGGCGAGCCTGGTCGGCCCGCTGGTCATGTTCGGCGTGGTGCTGGCAGGAACCCTGACCCTGTGGCAGGTGGTTGCCGAGGGGCAGCGGAATCTATGGCAGGAGCGTTCCCAGCGGGCCGCGGACCGCTTCCACCAGCACATCCTGGATGATCTGGCGTTGCGAACCGAGGCGCTGGAGCGCATGGCGCGGCGCTGGGAATACCGCGGCGGTCTCACGGAAGCGGAATGGCGTCAGGATGCCCGCCGCTATGTGGATGACTTCCGCGGTCTGGAGGGCATGGCGGTCCTGGATGGCGATCTGCGTCCCCGCTGGCTGGAGGGGCTTGTCCAGGTTGCGGACATGCCCACAGTCGGGTTCTCGGGGCATCCGGTCCTGGCTCCCGTGATCGACGGCGTGCGCCGCGAGGGTGGCACCCGTCTCTCGCTGCCTGTGCGTGAGCCCTATGGTCCGGCGTATGTCTACATGGCCACGGCGTTTCAAAGCAACGGCGACACCGACGCCGTGTTGCTGTCCGTTCGGCGTCTCGGCCACTTGTTTCGCCGGGCGCAGTACGGTGCCGAACCGGGCTTTGTCTATCAGGTGGTGGATGCCGGTGGTGAGCCCCTGTTCGGCCCGGTGCCGGCAGATGGGGGTGCCTACCGCACGGACCGGGTCGTGGATGTCGCCGGCGCCCACTGGCAACTGGCGACCTGGCCGGGGGCAGCTCTGCTGTCCCGCAGGCAGGCGTACGATGCCGATGCCGTGCTGTTGGGCGGGGCTGGATTCGCACTGGCGACGCTGCTGGTGATGCGCCTGTCCCTGGTGGCCCGGGCCCGGGCCATGAGTTCCGCCGCGCAGGCGCAGGCGCTGCAGCGCGAGGTGGAGGAACGCCAGGTGGCGGAACGCCGCCGGCAGGCCACTGCGCAGCGTCTGGAGGAGACGCTGAACTCCCTCTCGGATGGTTTCTTCACCCTGGACCGGACGTTGCGAGTCACCTACGTCAACCGCGCGACGGCTGAACTGGTGGGCATCGATGCAGAGCAGCTCATCGGCAAGCTGCTGTGGAATCTGTTCCCGGAGAATCAGGATGTCTACGGGCCCATCTACGAGCGCGTGCTGGCGACCGGGCGGCCCGAGCGCACCGAGGTGCTGGACGCCAGCTTCGAGCGCTGGGTCGAGCTCCGGGTGGACCCGGTCCAGGAAGGCCTCGCCGTGCATTTCCGGGATGTCACGGAGACCAAGCGCATTCGCGATCAACTGCTGTTCCAGGGACAGATTCTGGAACAGATTCACGACGCGGTCATTGCCGCCGACCTTGCCGGCAACATCAGTTCCTGGAATCACGGTGCAGAGCGGCTGTTCGGTTATGCCAGTGACGAAATGATTGGCCAGCCGCTGCGGCGGCTGCGGCCGGGGCCGGACTACGTTTCCCTGCGCCAGAAGCTCATCGACCCCTTGATGCGCAGCGGAACCCACGAGGCCCAGGTGGAGCTGGAGGACCGGCACGGGCGCAAGTTCATGGCCATGGTCTCGCTGTCCCTGACCCGGGATGACGAAGGCCACGCGCACAGCATGCTGGCGCTGGTGATGGACGTCTCGGAGCGTTTCCAGTTCGAACTCGACCTGCAGCAGGCGCTGGCCCGCGCGCAGATTCACGCGGGGCGGCTGCGCGAGCTTGCGAGGATCTCCCTGGCCCTGAATACCGTGCGCAGCCGTCGCCGGGCCCTGGAGGCGCTGGTGACCGATGGCCGGACGCTGCTCAATGCCCACGTTGCCAGGGTGAGCCTGCCAGGCTCCGCCGAGCCGTCGGAGCAGCCGCTGGATGTGGTCTCGCGTTCGGAGAAGTATGCCCACGATGGAGTCTTCGGCGACGTTGTTGACGAGGGCCTGGTGAATCTGGTGAAAACGGCCGGCAGCGCCGTGGTACTCACCGGAGATGCGTTGGCGGAGCAGGTGCCGGCGATGCATGGTGTGGATACCTGGCTGGGAGTGCCGCTCATGCGTCATGACGGCAGCTTCATGGGCCTGTTGCAGTTTGCAGACCGCTTCAAGGGAACGTTTACCGAAGACGACGAAGCCGTCGCCCTGCAACTCGGCCAGCTGGCTGCGGCGGTGCTGGACAAGACCGCTGCCCTGGATAGCCTGCGCCGGGTGGAAGCGGATCAGCGGGAAAAACTGGAATTCCTGAACACCGTCACGCGCAGCGTTGCCGAGGGCATTGTCGTGACCGATGCCAATGGCAATGTCGACTATGTGAACCGCAGTGCCGTCAGACTGCTGGAAGCCGCCCCGGAGGACCTCATGGGCCGGCCCCTGAGTGCCGTCCTCGGGGCGCTGGAATCGGAAGGCGGGAGTGGTGGCGACGGGCTCTGGCATGTGACCCGGGAGCGACGGGATGGTGCCCGGGTGCGACTGGCCGTGCGTGTGAGCCAGTTGGTGGAAGGACACTGGCAGGGTGGTCGGGTGGTTGTGTTTCGTGAGGAAGCGTGA
- a CDS encoding gamma-glutamylcyclotransferase: MRDRVFVYGTLRRGGSNHGLLGRARCLGDHVTDPAYRMLDIGPYPGVVTGGGVAIRGEVYEVTPAQFRQLDALEDYPRSYTRERIDTPWGPAWIYLYRPGGQRLSEIPSGDWLRRQPAGRRARR, translated from the coding sequence ATGCGGGATCGGGTTTTCGTCTACGGCACCTTGCGCCGCGGTGGCAGTAACCACGGGCTGCTTGGGCGGGCGCGCTGCCTGGGCGACCACGTCACTGACCCCGCCTATCGGATGCTCGATATCGGTCCGTATCCCGGAGTCGTCACCGGCGGTGGCGTCGCCATCCGCGGGGAGGTCTACGAGGTCACCCCCGCGCAGTTCCGCCAGCTGGATGCCCTGGAAGACTATCCCCGCAGTTACACCCGGGAGCGCATTGACACGCCGTGGGGGCCCGCCTGGATCTACCTGTACCGGCCGGGCGGCCAGCGGCTGTCCGAGATTCCCTCCGGCGACTGGCTCCGGCGTCAGCCTGCCGGCCGTCGCGCCCGGCGGTGA
- a CDS encoding chemotaxis protein CheA — protein MNPLLKQFVEETREFLEDAASGLLALEKNPDDSDAMGRVFRAMHSTKGGSGLFDFDPMTDLVHEAENLLDEVRHGDRAMSAVLADQLLDVLDQVTRWIDAIERDEVLPADAPQRSQALVTALRQAADGEDAAAGGTSASPDASDDSPVPEDAADALAPEWLEVVPDQQRRELAQRLLLERAPVTAFEFTPDSGVFFSGGDPLLLVRDLEGLAWLDIAPRQPWTDVDNLDPYDCRLRFRGLVAAEPGVVADAFAFEDENTFQCLRVPQDALVFPAGESGDVALLEEFLASAPEDFARGDLEALRRSAEAMGRMLSIDTREGSALAWLQLVLDAGRGDLATLLLRELGADVDDASTVAAAPPKPATVDAGSAKSASASGGQQGVGVDPRAVQAIMQEQLAMLGATDPDAADAAGRVAAAGRVIRRGLEALGRSTEGLDGALAEAGRGELGRLRGLIETEGGGEPMPTMDAGAPGAGDGGERVAKSFRVDAESIDLLGDLVGELVVAKNSFPFLAERAEHQYGVRDLARELKDRFNVISRIAQDMQSAVMQVQMLPMQQIFQRFPRLVRDLSRRLDKDVELVLEGEQTEADKTVIEVLGEPLTHMVRNSIDHGIELPDQREAAGKPRQGTVRLAARQEGENVIIEVEDDGGGLDPEAIRRKAVSRELIGEDEARRLSEQDSLQLIFAPGFSTRDAVSDLSGRGVGMDVVRSTVHRYGGTVSVASEHGTGTRLRLSMPLTMAVSYVMGVEVAGQLFGVPMENIVETVRLPQSAVRKVKQEEAVVLRDQVVPLRRLDRLLMLEAEASERRTRVDANYDEPQVSVLVVRHNDGPLGLVVDDFQEGLDVIVKPMEGVLASIRAYSGTALLGDGRVLLVLNLRELL, from the coding sequence ATGAACCCGTTACTGAAACAATTCGTCGAGGAGACCCGGGAGTTCCTGGAAGACGCGGCCAGCGGGTTGCTCGCCCTGGAGAAAAACCCGGACGACAGCGATGCCATGGGCCGCGTGTTCCGGGCCATGCACAGCACCAAGGGTGGCTCCGGGCTGTTCGACTTCGATCCCATGACCGACCTGGTGCACGAGGCGGAGAACCTGCTGGACGAAGTGCGTCACGGCGACCGGGCCATGTCCGCGGTCCTGGCGGACCAGCTGCTGGACGTGCTGGATCAGGTGACCCGCTGGATCGATGCCATCGAACGCGACGAGGTTTTGCCCGCCGATGCGCCCCAGCGCAGCCAGGCCCTGGTGACCGCGCTGCGCCAGGCGGCGGACGGCGAGGATGCTGCCGCCGGGGGGACCAGCGCTTCGCCAGATGCGTCCGACGATTCCCCGGTGCCCGAGGATGCCGCCGACGCCCTGGCTCCGGAATGGCTGGAGGTGGTGCCGGATCAGCAGCGCCGGGAACTGGCGCAGCGCCTGCTGCTGGAGCGGGCGCCGGTGACGGCGTTCGAGTTCACGCCGGACTCCGGCGTGTTCTTCAGTGGCGGCGATCCGCTGTTGCTGGTCCGCGACCTGGAGGGGCTGGCATGGCTTGATATCGCGCCACGGCAGCCGTGGACCGACGTGGACAATCTCGACCCCTACGACTGTCGCCTGCGCTTCCGTGGTCTGGTGGCCGCGGAGCCCGGCGTGGTGGCGGATGCGTTCGCCTTCGAGGACGAGAATACCTTCCAGTGCCTGCGTGTGCCGCAGGATGCGCTGGTGTTCCCCGCCGGGGAATCCGGCGACGTTGCCCTGCTGGAGGAGTTTCTGGCTTCGGCACCGGAGGACTTCGCGCGGGGTGACCTGGAGGCCCTGCGCCGCAGTGCCGAGGCCATGGGCCGGATGCTCAGTATCGACACCCGCGAGGGCAGCGCCCTGGCCTGGCTGCAGCTGGTGCTGGACGCCGGGCGGGGTGATCTGGCGACGTTGTTGCTGCGCGAGCTGGGCGCCGACGTCGATGACGCGTCGACCGTGGCAGCTGCCCCGCCGAAGCCGGCGACGGTGGACGCCGGGTCCGCGAAATCGGCGTCTGCCTCCGGGGGCCAGCAAGGCGTGGGGGTGGATCCACGCGCCGTTCAGGCGATCATGCAGGAACAGCTGGCCATGCTCGGTGCCACCGACCCCGATGCCGCGGATGCCGCCGGTCGGGTAGCTGCGGCCGGCCGCGTCATCCGCCGCGGGCTGGAGGCCCTGGGCAGGTCCACCGAGGGGCTCGATGGTGCCCTGGCCGAGGCGGGCCGTGGGGAGCTGGGTCGGCTGCGCGGTCTCATCGAGACGGAAGGCGGCGGCGAGCCAATGCCGACGATGGACGCTGGTGCCCCGGGCGCCGGTGACGGCGGCGAGCGCGTTGCCAAGAGCTTCCGCGTGGACGCCGAGAGCATTGATCTGCTCGGCGACCTGGTGGGCGAGCTGGTGGTGGCCAAGAACAGTTTCCCGTTCCTGGCCGAGCGGGCGGAACACCAGTACGGCGTGCGTGACCTGGCGCGGGAGCTCAAGGATCGTTTCAACGTCATCAGCCGTATCGCCCAGGACATGCAGAGCGCCGTGATGCAGGTCCAGATGCTGCCCATGCAGCAGATCTTCCAGCGCTTCCCGCGCCTGGTGCGGGATCTGTCCCGGCGCCTGGACAAGGACGTGGAGCTGGTGCTCGAAGGGGAGCAGACCGAGGCCGACAAGACGGTGATCGAGGTCCTGGGTGAGCCGCTCACCCACATGGTGCGCAACAGCATCGACCACGGCATCGAACTGCCTGACCAGCGCGAGGCGGCGGGCAAGCCGCGGCAGGGGACGGTGCGCCTGGCAGCGCGGCAGGAGGGCGAGAACGTTATCATCGAAGTGGAGGATGACGGCGGCGGGCTCGACCCGGAGGCGATTCGCCGCAAGGCGGTGAGCCGGGAGCTCATCGGCGAGGACGAAGCCCGGCGCCTGAGCGAGCAGGACAGTCTGCAGCTCATTTTCGCCCCGGGCTTCTCCACCCGCGACGCCGTTTCCGATCTCTCCGGCCGTGGTGTGGGCATGGACGTGGTGCGCAGTACCGTGCACCGCTATGGCGGCACGGTGAGTGTTGCCAGCGAACATGGCACGGGCACGCGACTGCGGCTGTCCATGCCGCTGACCATGGCCGTGTCCTACGTCATGGGGGTGGAAGTGGCCGGGCAGCTGTTCGGCGTGCCCATGGAGAATATCGTGGAGACCGTGCGCCTGCCGCAGTCGGCGGTGCGCAAGGTGAAACAGGAGGAAGCCGTGGTGCTCCGGGATCAGGTGGTGCCACTGCGGCGCCTGGACCGGTTGCTGATGCTCGAGGCGGAGGCCAGTGAGCGGCGGACGCGGGTGGACGCCAACTATGACGAACCCCAGGTCAGCGTGCTGGTGGTGCGTCACAATGATGGCCCCCTGGGTCTGGTGGTGGATGATTTCCAGGAAGGCCTGGATGTGATCGTCAAGCCCATGGAGGGGGTGCTGGCGAGCATCCGCGCCTACTCCGGCACTGCGCTGCTGGGTGATGGCCGCGTGCTGCTGGTGCTCAATCTCAGGGAGTTGCTGTGA